A genomic segment from Salmo trutta chromosome 38, fSalTru1.1, whole genome shotgun sequence encodes:
- the LOC115177912 gene encoding zinc finger protein 2 homolog yields the protein MGPTRPTGKKSICCSDCGKGFKSSSELEIHQQVHTGEKSYCCSDCGKRFSRSNSLKVHLRIHTGEKSHHCFDCGKSYLRLKSLKLHMRIHTGEKPYSCDQCGKSFTISSYLTIHQRTHTGEKPYSCTQCGKSFTQSSNLLSHQRKHTGEKSYSCNQCGKSFTQSSTLVSHQRTHRGEKPYSCDQCGKSFTTSSHRIVHQRTHTGKKPYSCTQCGKSFTHLGSLLSHQRKHTGEKSYSCNQCGKNFTQSSNLASHQRTHTGEKPYSCDQCGKSFTKSSSLIVHQRTHTGEKPHSCDQCGKSFVTSSRLIVHQRTHT from the exons atgggtcctaca agacccactgGGAAGAAATCTatttgctgctctgactgtgggaaaggtttcaaatcttcatcagaacttgaAATACACCAgcaagtacacacaggagagaaatcatactgctgctctgactgcggGAAACGTTTCTCAAGATCAAattcactaaaagtacacctgagaattcacactggagagaaatctcaccactgttttgattgtgggaagagttacttaagattaaaatCACTAAAACTACacatgagaattcacactggagagaaaccttatagctgtgatcaatgtgggaagagttttactatatctagctatctgactatacatcagagaacacatacaggagagaaaccttatagctgtactcaatgtgggaagagttttactcagtcaagcaacctgttatcacaccagagaaaacacactggagagaaatcatatagctgtaatcaatgtgggaagagttttactcagtcaagcacactggtatcacaccagagaacacacagaggagagaaaccttatagctgtgatcaatgtgggaagagtttcactacatctagccatcggattgtacaccagagaacacacacaggaaagaaaccttatagctgtactcaatgtgggaagagttttactcacttaggcagcctgttatcacaccagagaaaacacacaggagagaaatcttatagctgtaatcaatgtgggaagaattttactcagtcaagcaacctggcatcacaccagagaacacacacaggagagaaaccttatagctgtgatcaatgtgggaagagttttactaaatCTAGCAGTCttattgtacaccagagaacacacacaggagagaaacctcatagctgtgatcaatgtgggaagagttttgttacatctagccgtcttattgtacaccagagaacacacaca